The Halobacterium sp. CBA1132 genome has a segment encoding these proteins:
- a CDS encoding S-adenosyl-l-methionine hydroxide adenosyltransferase family protein, with product MLTLSSDFGTPYPAAMKGVVLQSTDARLVDVAHDFPRQDVRAAAFWLREVLPYFPPAVHLVVVDPGVGTDRKAVVVRAGRHALVAPDNGVAVPAARRIDDDVEVFEIEVDDPASSTFHGRDVFAPAAADVHERGVEAFDDYPGYERLDDYETVAFPDPDLAGDVLRGEVLVVDGFGNAITNLPGRIVDDHFGDSVRVNRDRVRVERTYAAVEPGERVVTVGSHGNVELAVNRGRGDDAFGVEPGSPIELSW from the coding sequence ATGCTAACGCTGAGTTCCGACTTCGGGACGCCGTACCCCGCGGCGATGAAGGGCGTGGTGTTGCAGTCGACGGACGCGCGTCTCGTCGACGTCGCACACGACTTCCCGCGGCAGGACGTGCGTGCGGCCGCATTTTGGCTACGGGAGGTGCTGCCGTACTTCCCGCCGGCAGTCCACCTCGTCGTCGTCGACCCGGGCGTCGGCACCGACCGGAAGGCAGTCGTCGTGCGCGCGGGCCGCCACGCCCTCGTCGCGCCGGACAACGGGGTCGCGGTTCCCGCGGCGCGACGAATCGACGACGACGTCGAGGTGTTCGAAATCGAAGTCGACGACCCCGCGAGTTCGACGTTCCACGGCCGGGACGTGTTCGCGCCCGCCGCCGCGGACGTCCACGAGCGCGGTGTCGAGGCGTTCGACGACTATCCGGGCTACGAGCGCCTCGACGACTACGAGACCGTGGCGTTCCCCGACCCGGACCTCGCGGGCGACGTGCTCCGCGGCGAGGTGCTCGTCGTGGACGGCTTCGGGAACGCCATCACGAACCTGCCGGGGCGCATCGTCGACGACCACTTCGGGGACTCCGTGCGCGTGAACCGCGACCGAGTGCGGGTCGAGCGGACGTACGCCGCCGTCGAACCCGGCGAGCGCGTCGTGACCGTCGGCAGCCACGGGAACGTCGAACTCGCCGTGAATCGCGGCCGCGGGGACGACGCGTTCGGCGTCGAACCCGGCAGTCCAATCGAACTCTCGTGGTGA
- a CDS encoding nicotinamide-nucleotide adenylyltransferase, giving the protein MTRGFYIGRFQPYHNGHHRVVEQIATEVDELVVGIGSAGDSHSTRNPFTAGERIMMITKSLVDFDLVTYAVPIEDLDRNAVWVSHVQSMSPNFDVAYSNNPLVIRLFNEAGIEVRQSPMFERDVLEGTEIRRRMEAGGDWRELVPKPVADVIDEIDGIDRIQRVGDTDTGE; this is encoded by the coding sequence ATGACCCGCGGGTTCTACATCGGTCGCTTCCAGCCGTACCACAACGGCCACCACCGCGTCGTCGAGCAGATTGCCACCGAAGTCGACGAACTGGTCGTCGGCATCGGGAGCGCGGGCGACTCCCACAGCACGCGGAACCCGTTCACGGCGGGCGAGCGCATCATGATGATTACGAAGTCGCTGGTGGATTTCGACCTCGTGACGTACGCCGTCCCCATCGAGGACTTGGACCGGAACGCGGTCTGGGTGAGCCACGTCCAGTCGATGAGTCCGAACTTCGACGTGGCGTACTCGAACAACCCGCTCGTGATTCGGCTGTTCAACGAGGCCGGCATCGAGGTCCGGCAGTCCCCGATGTTCGAGCGCGACGTGCTCGAAGGCACCGAGATTCGCCGCCGGATGGAGGCGGGCGGTGACTGGCGGGAACTCGTCCCGAAGCCGGTCGCGGACGTTATCGACGAAATCGACGGCATCGACCGCATCCAGCGCGTCGGCGACACGGACACCGGGGAGTAG